The following coding sequences are from one Humulus lupulus chromosome X, drHumLupu1.1, whole genome shotgun sequence window:
- the LOC133803171 gene encoding small nuclear ribonucleoprotein SmD3b, with the protein MSRSLGIPVKLLHEAAGHVVTVELKSGELYRGSMIECEDNWNCQLENITFTAKDGKVSQLEHVFIRGSKVRFMVIPDMLKNAPMFKRLDAKIKGKGASLGVGRGRAVAMRAKAQAAGRGAAGRGAVPPVRR; encoded by the exons ATGAGCAGGAGTTTAGGAATACCAGTAAAGCTTCTCCACGAAGCCGCTGGGCACGTGGTGACGGTGGAGCTCAAGAGCGGTGAGCTCTACAGAGGAAGCATGATCGAGTGCGAGGATAACTGGAACTGTCAGCTCGAGAACATCACCTTCACTGCTAAG GATGGGAAGGTCTCGCAGCTTGAACATGTTTTTATAAGAGGCAGCAAAGTTAG GTTTATGGTGATACCAGACATGCTAAAGAATGCTCCAATGTTCAAGCGTCTAGATGCTAAAATCAAG GGTAAGGGCGCATCACTTGGAGTCGGAAGGGGTAGAGCTGTAGCAATGCGGGCTAAA GCTCAAGCTGCAGGGCGAGGAGCAGCTGGTAGAGGCGCTGTACCACCTGTACGGAGGTAA